The genomic interval AGATAAGAGATTAGCAAAGCAAGGAAACTTAAAAGCAGCGACTCGCCTAAAAACTGACCAATCAGAGCACTTTTAAAAGCGCCGATTACTTTTCTTACCCCAACTTCCTTAGCTCGTTTTTCACTTCTTGCCGTGCTCAGATTTACGAAATTGATACACGCGATCAGTAATAAAAATGCAGCTACAGAACCGAAAATATAGAGATACCTGATATTCCCGTTAGGTGAAATTTCAAAATCATAATTTGAATGCAGATAAATATCTTTTAATGGCTGAACAAACAGGTTTTTAGAAAATCCCAGCTCTTTCATATCCTGTGCACCGTTTTTTGCCAAAAACCCGGTCAGTTTACTTTCAAAAGTTTCTGCATTACTCCCTTCGGCTAATTTTACATAGGTATGAAAAATGCTGTTTGTGGCCCAGTTTGTTTGGCCTTTCACCCATTGCCCTACGTCGTTGTTATTCATGGAAAGAAGCAGATGAGCGGGAATATGAGATTTATTCCTGGTTTCAAAAACCCCTTTGGCCGTATAATTATTTTCACCAAAAGGCAAAACCACCTTGATGATTTTATCAACCGGATCAATATTACCAAACAATTTTGCAGCAACCTGTTCCGAAATAATAATCGAATTAGGCTGGTTTAATGCTGTTTTTTTATCACCGTATTTAAAATGATAATCAAAAATCTGAAAGAAAGTAGAGTCGACATAATAACCGTTAATCTCATAAAATTTCTTCTGTTCCTGTTCATATTTCAAGAGAAATTTATCAATTCCCGGCATTCGTAAAAGTCTTGTTACCTGCTCCACTTCCGGAAAATCTTTCTTCAGGCCACCAGCAACCGGACCGGCTGCCGCTACCCATTTTTCACCTTTTGTTTCATAGGCAATTCTATAAATCCGGTCAACCGCTGAATGATGTTTATCATAACTCATTTCGTCGATGATATATAAAGAAATGAGCGTACAGGTAGTGAGTCCGATTGCTAATCCCATCATGTTTATCAGGCTGTAAACCTTATTATGGATCAGGTTTCGCCATGCGATTTTCAGATAATTTTTTAGCATAAATAGCTGTGAGCTTTTAGCCGTAAGCTCTGTTTGCGGTTATAAAACAGGAATACCATTTTTTTTAAATAATCAAATTCAATAGCCCATCCTCCATTTCCACCCTCATTCATTATTCCGATCTCAAACTTTTCACCGGATTCATCAAGGCTGCTCTGATCGCCTGATAACTTACAGTGAGCAAAGTAATTGTTAATGCCCCAGCTCCCGTTGCTGCAAAAATCCACCAGGAAATCTCGGTGTGGTACTTGTATTTTTCCAGCCAGCCGTTCATGAAATACCAGGCCAACGGAATGGAAATGAGACATGAAACGACTACAAGCGACACAAAATCCATGGAAAGCATTTGCCATAAATTTGCAACGGATGCACCCAAAACTTTCCGGATCCCGATTTCTTTGGTGCGTTGTTCTGCTACGAATGACGCCAACCCGAAAAGGCCTAAGCAGGAAATAAAGACCGCCAGAATAGCAAAGAATGTAGTAAGCTTACCAATCCGCTCTTCCGTCCCAAATTTTTTGGCGTACTCTTCATCTGCAAAATTATATGTAAAGGGACTGCCCGGATTGTATTTTTTAAATACATTTTCGACCTTGGCAAGAGCTTCATTCGCACTAAGGTTTGGTGCAAGTTTTATATTGATCATACTCGTATTTTTATAATTGAGTACAAAAAATGAAGGATTTACAGGTGAAAAAGGATTCTCCTTAATTATATCCCTGATGACGCCGACAACTTTGTACTGTTTGCCACTTGCCTTGACAAACGAATCAACGGGCTTTTTAAAACCCATCAGTTTTACAGCGGCTTCATTTAATATCATGGAAGAAGTGTCTGTTGAAAAACTTCTTGAAAAATCACGCCCGTCCTTCAATTGCCAGCCAATGGTATTTCCATAATCATGTGTCACACTGTTCGACATCACTAATGGATGCGCTTCCGGACTTTTACCCTCCCATGAAATATCAGTGGTACCACCATCCTGAGCAGTCACTGCACCAGACGATTCCGACATTTCTTTTACAGCGCCTGTGTTTTTCAGCTCGTTTCGCAAGGCTTCATAATGTCCGAAAAGTTCCGGTGTATTCATTTTGATCTCAATTAAGCCATCCCGGCTGTAACCTATCGGACGGTTTTTCACATGCTGTATCTGGCGAAAAACAATGATAGTCCCGATGATTAAAGTAACAGAAACAGTGAATTGCATAACTACCAGGGTTTTGCGTGGAATTGCTGCAAAGCGCCCCACACTAAATTTACCCTTAAGAACTTTCAGTGGCTGAAAAGACGACAGATAAAGAGCCGGGTAACTTCCCGCAATAAGCCCTGTTGCCAGGCTAAACGCTATTCCAGCCAGCCAAAACCATGGGTTTGTCCACAATATTGACATTTGTTTGTCGGCTACTTCATTAAAGAATGGCAAAGCAAGTGCTGCCAAAAACAGGGATATTACAAAAGCCAATACTGCTACCAGCAACGATTCACTCAAAAACTGACCGATTAATTGTGTACGCAGGGAACCAACAGCTTTCCTGATCCCGATTTCTTTTGCACGTTTTTCGGAGCGGGCCGTGCTCAGGTTCATGAAATTAATGCAGGCCAAAAGCAGTACAAAAACGCCGATAATACCAAATAACCAAACAAACTGAATCAATCCTCCAATGTTTACGCCATTTTTAAAATCGGAGTACAAGTGCCAGCGATCCATGGGTTGCAGGAAAAACTCGGGTTTGTATCCGGGAGGATTATCTCTTGTCATCCGCGCATCCTTAATTTTGGCAGAAACTTTATCAAAATCAGCTCCGTCTTTAATCTGTGCATAAATTTGGAATGAATTATTATCCCATTCAATTAATGAATTTTTTATCCAGTCATCTTTCGCTACAGCAAAATCCCATGGAGTAAGAAAAAATACTTCTTTGAATGAACTGTTAGCGCGGAAATCCTCATAAACGCCGGTAACTTTTACCGTTAGTTTATTATCAACTTTAATCATTTGGTTTAATGGATTCCCCGATCCGAAAAATGCCTCTGACAAAGATTTGGAAATCATAATTGAATTAACATCATTTAAACCGGCTCCGCTGCCTTCAAGCATGCTGAGCGACATCATTTCAATAAAATCCGGCTCAACGGAATTACCGGTTTTCGCCAGTTTTTTATCCCCTGAAGAAAGAATAAATCCTTGTCTTTTAGACAAACTCACAGATTTAAAATCCGGGTATTTACTGCGGATTTCCTCTGCCAATGGAATTGGTGTAACATCGTAAGTTGCCTTTTCTACATCGAAACTCACATGTTGCATAACCTGGGCAATCCGGCCATGATTTTTGTGGTATCTGTCAAATGATAATTCATCATAAATCCACAAACCAATAAGCAGCGCGACTGCCATGCCGACAGCCAGCCCGCCAATATTAATAACTGAATAACTGATGTTTTTCAGCAGGTTCCGCCAGGCGATTTTGAAATAGTTTCTTATCATAAAAAATTAAGGTAAAAAGGTGAATGGCTAAACTGTTAATAGCCGGGTTGCCGGGTGGTGAAATGGTTCAGGATGAAAAGGTTAATGATTACCTTTTAACCTAATTATTCCGTTCTCAAACTTTTTACGGGGTTCATCAATGCCGACCTTATTGCTTTGTAACTAACAGTGAGCAAGGTGATGAATACCAGTAAAATAAGTACAGCTATAAATACCCATGGCTGTATCCTGATCATGTAACTTTTATAATCTTCCAGCCATTTGGTCATTCCGTAATAGGCAATAGGTGATGCGATTAAAAAGGAAATAACAACCAGTTTTACAAATTCTTTTGAAAGCAAACCCCAAAGCGTAGCAACACTGGCTCCCAACACTTTACGTATTCCGATCTCTTTGGTACGTTGTTCGGCCATGAACGATGCCAGGCCGAATAAGCCCAGGCAGGATATGAAAATCGCCAGCAGGGAAATAATGGCAGAAAGATTTCCTATCAGTTCTTCATAATTGAATTTTTTGGCATATTCGCTATCTGCGAACTTGTAGTCGAATGGGAAGCCCGGGTTGTAACGATTAATAATAGGCTCAATTTTCTTCAATGCAACAGATGGAGAAACATCCGGGTTTATTCGGATACATATATAGCTTACCCAATCTTTTTCAAAAACGACTGTCAATGGTGATACAGCCCGAAAAGGCGATTCCAATGTCATATCAGGAATAATTCCCACTACACGGCGATCTTTCCCATTCCATTTCATTATCTGCCCAACCGGATCTTTGAGCCCTGTTCGTTTTACAGCAGCTTCATTGAGCATTACTCCTGATGAATCCGTGGCAAATTCTTTGGAAAAATCGCGCCCATCTTTCAGTTTAATTCCCATTGTTTTGATATAATCATAACTTGTAGCGATCGTAGAAAAGATCACACTTTTGTCATTCGGCGTAGATCCCTGCCATTCCCAGCCACTGTTATTACTCTGAATATCTGTTGGTGGCGAATTGGTTTTGCAAATAGAGGTTACTACTTCCGAGGCAAGTAATTCGTTGCTAAGCGGTTCAAAACTGGTCATCAGGTTTCTGGTTGCGCCAATTGAGATCAATCCCTTATTGTTAAAGCCAATCGGACGGTTTTTGCCATGTTGTATCTGCTGGTAAATGATGATAGTGCCGATCATCAGTACAATCGAAAAAGAAAACTGGATAACAACCAGCACCTGGCGTGGCAGCGATGCGTTTTTCCCTACCCGAAACACTCCTTTAAGAATTTTCACAGGATTAAACGACGACAGATAAAGTGCAGGGTAACTGCCTGCCAAAAGGCCGGTAAATAGCGTGAAGACCAACATAAGTCCCCATAAAACCGGATTACCAAATTCAAGGACAAGCAGTTTTTCGGTTAGTCTATTGAAATAAGGCAAGGTAATGACAACCAGCACAATACTAAAAAGTAATGCTATAAAAGCAATCAGAAGAGACTCGCTTAAAAACTGAGCAATGAGTTGTTCCCGTCCCGAACCTACTGCTTTCCTGACTCCTACTTCTTTGGCTCTTTTTTCGGACCGTGCAGTGCTTAGGTTCATGAAATTGATACAGGCAATCACTAAAATGAATATCCCGAAAATGCCGAACAGCCGCACATACTTTATAAATCCGCCAGAATTTATTCCATTTGTAAAATCAGAATATAACCTCCATTTAGACATTGGATGAATAAAAAGCGCCGGTTTTATTGACTTCATCATCAGCTGGTCATTTTGAAAATGACTCAAAACCACATTTTTAATTTTAGTATCCGTTTTTTGCGGAGATACTCCAGGTTTAAGCTGCACAAAAACCTGGTAAGAATTATTTCCCCAATTGGAATCCTGGTTTTTCATCCAGTCATATATTTTTACCTGCAAATTCCACGGGATCAGATAGTCAAATTGTAAGGTTGCATTTTTAGGTTGCTTAGCCACAACGGCCGTCACTTTCAAATCCACAGCATTATCCATTCTTATCGTTTTACCGATCGGGTCCCGTTTTCCAAAAAGTGCCTCAGCAGTTTCCTGGTTGAGCACAATGGAGTAAGGCTCTTTCAATGGATCTTTGTCACCATTTAATACATTGATTGAGAACATGTCGATGGCATCCTCTCCTATAAAATGCCCGCTTTTGAGAAATTTTTGGCTGCCAACTACCAAAGACCTGTCTGAACCCCAGTCACACATGGCAACTGCTTTAAAATCAGGATATTTCGTTTTCAATTCATTCCCCAATGGAAATGGAATGGCATCCTGTGTACCTCTCCGTCCATCGAAGGTCTGGTGCATTTTGACCTGGTAAAGCGTTTCGTAATTTTTATGGTGTTTATTGGAAGACAATTCATCATTGATCCAGAGGCCAATCAGAATTGCCACAGACATTCCGACAGAAAGGCCTAATATGTTAATACCAGAATAAACCTTGTTTTTCACAAGGTTTCGAAAGGCGATTTTAAAATAATTTTTGATCATGGCTGGCTGTGATTGAATTAACAAAAAATTGCTTTTTGACTTGGATGGTGGAGGGCGGGGACTAGCCTGGCCCCTACTCGCTTCGCAAACTTTTTACCGGGTTCATTAATGCTGCCCTGATACTTTGGAAACTGACGGTGATCAGGGTGATGGTTGCCATTAATAGTCCTGTAAAGGCAAATATCCACCATCTGATCTCGATCTTAAACTCGAAATTTTGCAGCCATTTGTTCATGGCATACCAGGCAATGGGTGATGCAATGACGATAGCAATCAACACCAGTTTCAGGAAATTCTTTGATAATAAAGCAATAAGACTTCCCACGGATGCTCCTAATATTTTGCGTACACCAATTTCTTTGGTACGTTGTTCTGCTGTAAATGTTGCGAGTCCGTACAAACCAAGACAAGCAATTAAAATGGCTAAAAATGTGGATGCTTCAATAAGTTTTGCAGTTCTCGTTTCAGACTGATAGGCCTCCGCCAGCGTTTCATCCAGAAAACTGTATTCAAATACCTGATTGGGATAGGCGATAGTCCATGCTTTTTCGATGTGCGATAAAGCGGTTTTTAACGCTTCAGCAGTCGGTTTTTCACTTGCCAGTTTAATACCTGCCTGATAGAAGTGATTCGGTACAACTTGTATCAGCGTCGGATCAATTTTCTGGTGCAGGGAATTAACATTAAAATTTTTAGTAACACCAACAATCGTTATATATTGCTCACTATCACCAAAATGTATCCTTTGTCCAATGGCATCCTGAGGCCGGAAAATACCTGCACGACTTAGAAAAACTTCATTAACAATCACTTTGAAATTCAGCGTATCGGCATCCTTTAATTTTTCTCCAGCTATTAACTCAATGCCATAAGTATTCAGATAATGAGAATCTCCCATTTTCATCTGTGTTTTTATTTCTGTTATTTCCAATCCTTTACGGTATTCAATTCCCTGCATCCAGTTGGTTTCGGCGGAGGCACTGTTGAAAGAAAAACTTACGTCTTTTATCTGAGGCGATTCCATCAATTGATGACGAAGTGAACTCAGCTTTTCCGGTTTATTGTCAGGAAGTCCAACCGTTATGATGGCGGATTTATCAAATCCCAAATCTGCATTTTGAAAAAATGCGAGCTGCCGGTTGATAAGCAAAGCACAGCTGATCAGCACCAATGAAACAGTAAATTGGACAACTACCAAACCCTGCCGCATTGAAAAAATCTGCCTTTCGTTAGATAGTGCATTACTTTTCAGTGCCCGGATCGGTGCCATTCCTGACAACCGGAAAGCCGGATAAATGCCAGCCAGAATGGTTGTTATGGCTGCCAGACCCGTTGTAAAGAAGGCGGTTTGCCAATTCAACAGATCGGACGTTGTGAGTGGAACAACCAGCGTGGATGCAACGGCAGGTAAAGCAATCATTATAATTATAACAGTCAGCAAAACTCCGAAGATCGTAATCAAACCTGCTTCTGCAAGAAATTGATAGACAAGCAATTTTCGGCTACTTCCAATGGCTTTACGAATTCCTACTTCTTTTGCACGCTTGAATGCCTGCGCCGTGCTGAGATTTATAAAATTGAAACAGGCTATCAGTAAAACGAGCAAACCGATAAATGAAAGTGTTTTGAGTAAACTTACATTTGCGGCCCGGCCACCCAGATTGCCTGAATAATGAATTTCTGATAATTGATTTAGGAAAAAGCGTTTTTTCGATAATGCCTCCCTGCCCATGTATTTAACCACGATTGAAGAAAAACGCTGGGTCAGATTTTTTGGATTAACGCCATTTTTCAATAAAATAAATACCTGAAAGTTGTCATCAAAGCCGTTCCATTTGTCCAGATCAAAGTCCGGATTGATACTTTTTATTGTTGGAATCGAAACGAGCAGATCAAATGGAAAACTGGTTGTGGCAGGATAATTTTCGATAACACCGGTTATTAAAAGATCCTGTTTATTATCAAGCCGGATGGTTCTGCCAACAATATCGGTTGTACCAAAATACTTTATTGCATAATTCCGTGTGAGAACAATAGTGTTTGGTTCAGCCAATGAGTGATCTTCACTGCCGGAAACCCATTGGTAGTCAAGCAACTGAAATACTGTTTGATCTGTAAATACAAACGTTTCCTTGAAACGCTTATCCTTGCCTGCTACGGAAAAAGTACTGCCGCCTCTTTTTAAAAGAGGAACTGTCAGTTCCGCTTCAGGCATATCGGTCCGTAAAGCATTTGCCATGCCTGTGTAAGTACCGGGGTAACTTTGGCTTTCCTTGATATTTTCCTGCTCTATCCGATAAATACGGTTCCCTTTTGATTGGGATAAATCATAACTGGTTTCATGTCGGACAACCAGGAAAATCAGAACGGTGCAAGCCATACCTACTGCCAATCCAACAATATTGATCAGCGAATATCCCTTGCTTTTCACAAGATTTCGAAAGGCGATTTTTAGATAGTTTTTTAGCATGGCTAGCTGTGATTTGAATTAACAAAAAATTGCTTTTTGACTTGGATGGTGAAGGGCGGGGACTAGCCCGGCCCCTACTCGCTTCGCAAACTTTTCACAGGGTTCATTAATGCTGCCCGGATTGCCTGATAACTCACTGTCAGTAATGTAATAAACAACGCTCCGGCTCCTGATGCTGCAAAAATCCACCAGGAAATTTCTGTTCTGTATTGATACTTTTGTAACCAGCCGTTCAGAAAGTACCAGGCTATCGGAATCGAAACCAGACAGGAGACGATTACCAAAAGCACAAAGTCTTTGGAAAGCAGCGCCCACAGATTTGGAATGGAAGCACCCAGTACTTTTCTGATCCCAATCTCTTTGGTCCGCTGTTCTGCGGTGAATGAAGCCAACCCGAACAAGCCAAGGCAACTGATCATGATTGCCAGAACCGCAAACACTGAGGCGAGTTTTACAATGCGTTCTTCCGTTGCAAACTTGGCGGCATATTGCTCATCAGAAAATTTGAAATCAAATGGACTTCCAGGATTCAGCTTCTGAAAAACAGCGCCTACTTTATCCAGCGATCGACGTGCGGAAAATGCCGGATTCAGCTTAATATCAATCACATTTGCCCATCCGTAATCAAGCATATAAACG from Dyadobacter sp. NIV53 carries:
- a CDS encoding ABC transporter permease, yielding MIKNYFKIAFRNLVKNKVYSGINILGLSVGMSVAILIGLWINDELSSNKHHKNYETLYQVKMHQTFDGRRGTQDAIPFPLGNELKTKYPDFKAVAMCDWGSDRSLVVGSQKFLKSGHFIGEDAIDMFSINVLNGDKDPLKEPYSIVLNQETAEALFGKRDPIGKTIRMDNAVDLKVTAVVAKQPKNATLQFDYLIPWNLQVKIYDWMKNQDSNWGNNSYQVFVQLKPGVSPQKTDTKIKNVVLSHFQNDQLMMKSIKPALFIHPMSKWRLYSDFTNGINSGGFIKYVRLFGIFGIFILVIACINFMNLSTARSEKRAKEVGVRKAVGSGREQLIAQFLSESLLIAFIALLFSIVLVVITLPYFNRLTEKLLVLEFGNPVLWGLMLVFTLFTGLLAGSYPALYLSSFNPVKILKGVFRVGKNASLPRQVLVVIQFSFSIVLMIGTIIIYQQIQHGKNRPIGFNNKGLISIGATRNLMTSFEPLSNELLASEVVTSICKTNSPPTDIQSNNSGWEWQGSTPNDKSVIFSTIATSYDYIKTMGIKLKDGRDFSKEFATDSSGVMLNEAAVKRTGLKDPVGQIMKWNGKDRRVVGIIPDMTLESPFRAVSPLTVVFEKDWVSYICIRINPDVSPSVALKKIEPIINRYNPGFPFDYKFADSEYAKKFNYEELIGNLSAIISLLAIFISCLGLFGLASFMAEQRTKEIGIRKVLGASVATLWGLLSKEFVKLVVISFLIASPIAYYGMTKWLEDYKSYMIRIQPWVFIAVLILLVFITLLTVSYKAIRSALMNPVKSLRTE
- a CDS encoding ABC transporter permease, with amino-acid sequence MLKNYLKIAFRNLVKSKGYSLINIVGLAVGMACTVLIFLVVRHETSYDLSQSKGNRIYRIEQENIKESQSYPGTYTGMANALRTDMPEAELTVPLLKRGGSTFSVAGKDKRFKETFVFTDQTVFQLLDYQWVSGSEDHSLAEPNTIVLTRNYAIKYFGTTDIVGRTIRLDNKQDLLITGVIENYPATTSFPFDLLVSIPTIKSINPDFDLDKWNGFDDNFQVFILLKNGVNPKNLTQRFSSIVVKYMGREALSKKRFFLNQLSEIHYSGNLGGRAANVSLLKTLSFIGLLVLLIACFNFINLSTAQAFKRAKEVGIRKAIGSSRKLLVYQFLAEAGLITIFGVLLTVIIIMIALPAVASTLVVPLTTSDLLNWQTAFFTTGLAAITTILAGIYPAFRLSGMAPIRALKSNALSNERQIFSMRQGLVVVQFTVSLVLISCALLINRQLAFFQNADLGFDKSAIITVGLPDNKPEKLSSLRHQLMESPQIKDVSFSFNSASAETNWMQGIEYRKGLEITEIKTQMKMGDSHYLNTYGIELIAGEKLKDADTLNFKVIVNEVFLSRAGIFRPQDAIGQRIHFGDSEQYITIVGVTKNFNVNSLHQKIDPTLIQVVPNHFYQAGIKLASEKPTAEALKTALSHIEKAWTIAYPNQVFEYSFLDETLAEAYQSETRTAKLIEASTFLAILIACLGLYGLATFTAEQRTKEIGVRKILGASVGSLIALLSKNFLKLVLIAIVIASPIAWYAMNKWLQNFEFKIEIRWWIFAFTGLLMATITLITVSFQSIRAALMNPVKSLRSE
- a CDS encoding ABC transporter permease, producing MIRNYFKIAWRNLLKNISYSVINIGGLAVGMAVALLIGLWIYDELSFDRYHKNHGRIAQVMQHVSFDVEKATYDVTPIPLAEEIRSKYPDFKSVSLSKRQGFILSSGDKKLAKTGNSVEPDFIEMMSLSMLEGSGAGLNDVNSIMISKSLSEAFFGSGNPLNQMIKVDNKLTVKVTGVYEDFRANSSFKEVFFLTPWDFAVAKDDWIKNSLIEWDNNSFQIYAQIKDGADFDKVSAKIKDARMTRDNPPGYKPEFFLQPMDRWHLYSDFKNGVNIGGLIQFVWLFGIIGVFVLLLACINFMNLSTARSEKRAKEIGIRKAVGSLRTQLIGQFLSESLLVAVLAFVISLFLAALALPFFNEVADKQMSILWTNPWFWLAGIAFSLATGLIAGSYPALYLSSFQPLKVLKGKFSVGRFAAIPRKTLVVMQFTVSVTLIIGTIIVFRQIQHVKNRPIGYSRDGLIEIKMNTPELFGHYEALRNELKNTGAVKEMSESSGAVTAQDGGTTDISWEGKSPEAHPLVMSNSVTHDYGNTIGWQLKDGRDFSRSFSTDTSSMILNEAAVKLMGFKKPVDSFVKASGKQYKVVGVIRDIIKENPFSPVNPSFFVLNYKNTSMINIKLAPNLSANEALAKVENVFKKYNPGSPFTYNFADEEYAKKFGTEERIGKLTTFFAILAVFISCLGLFGLASFVAEQRTKEIGIRKVLGASVANLWQMLSMDFVSLVVVSCLISIPLAWYFMNGWLEKYKYHTEISWWIFAATGAGALTITLLTVSYQAIRAALMNPVKSLRSE